Proteins encoded by one window of Anderseniella sp. Alg231-50:
- a CDS encoding DUF294 nucleotidyltransferase-like domain-containing protein — protein MVERTGLSALPLALIPAVVMDTETTGLDTGSDRVVEIAAIRVTDGLADPAAAFQMLVNPGIAIPASSTAIHSITDADVADADDIANVIPRFSQWTGNAVMIGYSIGFDLAILKAEHLRHGLRWNAPRSLDVRHLVELVAEDLPEQSLDTAAAWLGVPVEDRHRALGDAMVALGVFQALVPKLKQRGITTLAQAERSCLERASRYHGEARAGWHDVVDPGRTSPLNVTDYARIDSFPYRHRTGDIMHSPPLSVSGATKMSEALALALRKEVSSVFVNPGTGAGQPGILTERDMLRAIEATGTKALDMPVSRFAAFPLVTVAADEFIYRAISIMARRGFRHLGVTGTDGKLVGALSARDLLKQRADTAVALGNDIDTASSTEELGKVWARLTTVVRALVSEDVDPRDIAAVISRELRSLTQRACELGEAAMQMRGKGPPPQPYTMFVLGSGGRGESLLAMDQDNAIVFGKGDPGGDADLWFAELGAVVADTLNDAGVSHCKGGIMASNSDWRMDAGHWRDVVSQWLSKSRPEDILSADIFFDAKAVHGDDALLDTLSMDALHGAQKAHGFLNAMQLRAGEFTSPVGWFGKWKLEDGRVDLKRAGLMPLFSAARVMALRHGVSEPSTPGRLEAVRAAGIEAAHVIDDLIEAHKILLSAILRQQLRDIEAGLKLGNSMDPSQMTGHDLQQVRWAIDQIPKVRDLLGIPAYG, from the coding sequence ATGGTTGAAAGAACCGGCCTTTCCGCCCTGCCGCTGGCCCTGATACCGGCCGTGGTGATGGATACTGAAACGACCGGCCTGGACACCGGATCCGACCGGGTTGTCGAGATTGCCGCGATACGCGTTACCGATGGGCTTGCCGATCCTGCTGCCGCGTTTCAGATGCTGGTCAATCCCGGCATTGCGATCCCGGCTTCATCAACCGCCATACACAGCATCACCGATGCAGACGTGGCAGACGCAGATGATATTGCAAATGTGATTCCGCGGTTTTCACAGTGGACGGGAAACGCCGTCATGATCGGTTACTCGATCGGTTTTGATCTTGCCATCCTGAAAGCGGAACATCTGCGTCACGGCCTGCGCTGGAACGCGCCCAGGAGCCTGGATGTGCGGCACCTTGTTGAACTGGTGGCGGAAGACCTGCCGGAACAATCCCTCGACACTGCCGCAGCCTGGCTGGGCGTGCCGGTAGAAGACCGACACCGCGCACTGGGAGATGCCATGGTGGCACTTGGCGTGTTCCAGGCGCTTGTGCCGAAACTGAAACAGCGCGGCATAACCACCCTGGCGCAAGCCGAGCGCTCCTGCCTGGAGCGCGCTTCACGCTATCACGGCGAAGCACGCGCGGGATGGCATGATGTAGTGGACCCGGGGCGAACCTCACCTTTGAACGTCACAGACTATGCCCGCATTGACAGCTTTCCATACCGCCATCGTACCGGTGACATCATGCACTCCCCGCCCCTGAGCGTCTCCGGCGCCACAAAAATGTCGGAGGCACTGGCACTGGCGTTGCGCAAAGAGGTCAGCTCGGTTTTTGTCAATCCGGGCACCGGCGCCGGACAGCCCGGTATTCTGACCGAGCGCGACATGTTGCGCGCCATCGAGGCAACCGGCACAAAAGCACTGGATATGCCGGTCAGCAGATTTGCAGCTTTTCCTCTGGTCACCGTCGCCGCAGACGAATTCATCTACCGGGCCATCTCGATCATGGCCCGTCGCGGATTTCGCCATCTCGGCGTAACCGGGACGGACGGTAAACTGGTCGGTGCGCTAAGCGCCCGCGACCTGCTCAAGCAGCGCGCCGACACGGCAGTTGCGCTAGGCAATGACATCGATACCGCAAGCAGTACCGAAGAGCTCGGCAAGGTCTGGGCACGCCTGACAACAGTGGTGCGCGCGCTGGTGTCGGAAGACGTTGATCCGCGCGATATCGCGGCAGTGATATCGCGGGAACTGCGCTCTCTGACACAACGCGCATGCGAGCTGGGTGAAGCGGCCATGCAAATGCGGGGCAAGGGTCCGCCGCCGCAACCTTATACGATGTTCGTGCTGGGTTCCGGCGGGCGTGGAGAAAGCCTGCTGGCAATGGACCAGGACAATGCCATTGTATTTGGCAAGGGCGATCCCGGCGGCGATGCCGATCTGTGGTTTGCCGAACTGGGAGCCGTTGTGGCCGATACGCTCAACGATGCCGGTGTCAGCCACTGCAAGGGCGGCATAATGGCATCCAACAGTGATTGGCGCATGGACGCCGGTCACTGGCGCGACGTGGTATCGCAATGGCTGTCGAAATCGCGGCCTGAGGACATACTCAGTGCCGACATTTTCTTTGATGCCAAAGCTGTGCACGGTGACGATGCGCTCCTGGACACATTGAGCATGGATGCGTTGCACGGTGCACAAAAGGCGCACGGCTTCCTGAACGCCATGCAGCTGAGGGCCGGAGAGTTTACGTCGCCTGTGGGCTGGTTCGGCAAGTGGAAGCTTGAGGATGGGCGGGTGGATTTGAAACGGGCCGGACTGATGCCGCTGTTTTCAGCCGCACGGGTAATGGCCTTGCGCCATGGTGTTTCCGAGCCTTCCACGCCAGGACGCCTGGAAGCGGTGCGCGCGGCCGGTATCGAGGCAGCCCATGTCATCGACGATCTAATCGAAGCTCACAAGATACTGCTGTCTGCAATACTGCGTCAGCAACTTCGAGACATAGAGGCCGGCCTGAAACTTGGCAACAGCATGGACCCGTCCCAGATGACCGGTCACGACCTGCAGCAGGTACGCTGGGCGATTGACCAGATTCCGAAGGTTCGCGATTTGCTTGGCATCCCGGCGTATGGCTGA
- a CDS encoding acetate/propionate family kinase encodes MKNILVLNAGSSSLKFAIFSGRELDEILHGQVDGLGSTPVFAAKWPGGTAHSGAVPDLPRDAGHAKALAAVLGWLRDNHNGPETLAGSGHRIVHGGDIYTGPVIVDDLVLANLDELRSKAPLHLPFGISALRRMRQLAPELPQVACFDTAFHADQPDTDVRLPLPRKFHEKGYHRYGFHGLNYEHVVTALPDLTGKPLPKRLLIAHLGSGASMVAVKDGTGVATTMGYSTADGLVMSTRSGALDPGVLIALMRDEGMDLKQLEDLLYRQSGLLGLSGISGDMRELLASEDPRAQAAVDYYCYWAARHAGSLITALGGIDGLVFTAGVGENAAPVRAGIVNHLNWLDVAVENQRNVAGEMEISPPDATCPVWIIKANEELAIAHHVRRMLKG; translated from the coding sequence ATGAAAAACATTCTGGTGCTCAATGCCGGCTCGTCGTCGCTGAAATTCGCAATATTTTCAGGGCGTGAACTGGATGAAATACTGCACGGACAAGTCGACGGCCTTGGCAGCACACCTGTCTTTGCCGCCAAATGGCCAGGCGGGACAGCGCATTCAGGTGCAGTCCCTGACCTGCCCCGCGATGCGGGCCACGCCAAGGCGCTGGCTGCTGTTCTGGGCTGGCTGCGCGACAACCACAATGGGCCCGAAACCCTTGCCGGCAGCGGGCATCGCATCGTACACGGCGGCGACATTTATACAGGCCCGGTAATTGTCGACGACCTCGTGCTGGCCAACCTGGATGAACTGCGCTCCAAGGCGCCGTTACACCTGCCGTTTGGCATCTCCGCGCTGCGCCGGATGCGGCAACTGGCACCGGAGCTGCCGCAGGTCGCGTGCTTCGACACTGCTTTTCATGCCGACCAACCCGACACGGACGTACGTCTTCCCTTGCCCCGCAAGTTTCACGAAAAGGGGTATCATCGTTATGGCTTTCATGGCCTCAACTATGAGCATGTCGTGACTGCCCTGCCCGATCTCACCGGCAAACCACTGCCGAAACGCCTGCTGATCGCGCATCTCGGTTCCGGTGCCAGCATGGTTGCTGTAAAGGACGGCACAGGGGTAGCGACCACCATGGGCTACTCCACGGCGGACGGCCTCGTCATGTCGACACGGTCCGGCGCACTGGATCCGGGTGTCCTGATCGCCCTGATGCGCGATGAGGGCATGGACCTGAAACAGCTTGAAGACCTGCTGTACCGGCAGAGCGGTTTGCTTGGCCTGTCCGGCATTTCAGGTGACATGCGCGAACTCCTGGCAAGTGAAGACCCGCGCGCACAGGCTGCGGTCGATTACTACTGCTATTGGGCGGCGCGCCATGCAGGCTCGCTGATCACCGCGCTTGGCGGCATAGACGGGCTGGTGTTCACCGCCGGTGTCGGGGAAAATGCGGCGCCGGTGCGCGCTGGCATTGTCAATCATCTGAACTGGCTGGATGTGGCCGTTGAAAACCAGCGTAATGTGGCCGGCGAGATGGAAATCTCTCCGCCGGATGCAACCTGCCCGGTCTGGATCATCAAGGCCAACGAAGAACTGGCTATCGCGCACCATGTGAGGCGCATGCTGAAAGGATAG
- a CDS encoding TSUP family transporter: MPIPFDLAGWPLAWMALVVLGAAYIRGYSGFGFSALVVSASALVTNPLNFVPVVMLLEIAATAGQAPAVLKDVNRPLLGWLLAGATIGMPVSIALLSSLDTDLLRLIISIWILIMCAALLSGWSLRRKVGTAGTVGVGVVSGLANAAAIGGLPVALFLTAQNLLASVFRATMIFYLCAIDIVALPILGYAGVISTDTFIAAALCIPLLGAGVWLGGRKFVLAAPENFRRMAISLLAFLAVLGLLKSLI, encoded by the coding sequence ATGCCGATTCCGTTTGATCTTGCCGGATGGCCACTTGCCTGGATGGCCCTGGTCGTGCTCGGCGCGGCCTATATTCGCGGCTATTCGGGATTTGGTTTTTCGGCGCTTGTCGTGTCGGCCTCTGCGCTGGTCACCAACCCGCTCAATTTCGTGCCGGTGGTCATGTTGCTGGAAATCGCGGCAACGGCGGGCCAGGCACCGGCGGTATTGAAGGACGTCAACAGGCCGCTGCTCGGCTGGCTGCTGGCCGGTGCAACAATCGGCATGCCGGTATCGATTGCCCTGCTGAGTTCGCTGGACACGGATCTGCTTCGCCTGATCATTTCCATCTGGATATTGATCATGTGTGCGGCATTGCTGAGCGGCTGGAGCCTGCGCCGGAAAGTCGGCACCGCCGGCACGGTGGGAGTTGGTGTTGTGTCGGGCCTGGCCAATGCCGCGGCAATTGGCGGGTTGCCCGTAGCCCTCTTCCTCACTGCGCAGAACCTGCTGGCAAGCGTGTTTCGCGCCACCATGATTTTCTACCTGTGCGCCATCGATATCGTGGCTCTGCCGATCCTGGGATATGCCGGCGTCATTTCCACCGATACATTCATTGCAGCTGCGCTGTGCATTCCGTTACTGGGTGCCGGGGTATGGCTGGGTGGCCGCAAATTCGTGTTGGCGGCGCCGGAAAATTTCCGGCGCATGGCAATCAGCCTGCTGGCATTCCTGGCCGTGCTGGGCCTGCTGAAATCACTGATATAG
- the pta gene encoding phosphate acetyltransferase: MQSIVEPFTQRAAARNGLIVYPEGTDVRIVQAAVKLQKSGLSRAVLLGKPSAVAAVFDNLKLSSEGIDILDIETSPELPGLQQKLLQKKPDMDPEKAASMVRDPLYFGGAMVASGQADAMIAGAANATGKVISASLRTVGLTPGTRRLSSYFLMSVPNHRGGGRKDFLFADCAVNIDPPAEDLAEIAMATGRTAAKLLSEPAKIALLSFSTKGSAAHDSVTKVTDALAIAREQAPDLAIEGELQVDAALVPSVAERKVTGGAGVAGDANVLVFPDLNSGNIGYKLVQYMGNADAIGPFFQGFDKPVCDLSRGCSVDDVVSAAVILMATA; this comes from the coding sequence GTGCAAAGCATCGTCGAACCATTCACCCAAAGAGCAGCCGCCCGAAACGGCCTGATCGTGTATCCTGAAGGCACAGATGTCCGTATTGTCCAGGCCGCCGTAAAATTGCAGAAATCCGGGCTTTCCAGGGCTGTATTGCTCGGCAAGCCAAGTGCCGTAGCGGCAGTTTTCGACAACCTGAAATTGTCCTCTGAAGGTATCGATATACTCGACATAGAAACCTCGCCGGAACTGCCCGGACTGCAACAGAAACTGTTGCAGAAAAAGCCGGACATGGATCCTGAAAAGGCGGCCTCAATGGTTCGGGACCCACTCTACTTCGGCGGGGCCATGGTGGCTTCCGGCCAGGCTGATGCGATGATAGCAGGTGCCGCAAATGCGACAGGAAAAGTGATCTCGGCATCGCTGCGCACCGTTGGCCTCACTCCGGGTACCAGGCGTTTATCCAGTTATTTCCTCATGTCGGTGCCGAATCACCGGGGTGGCGGGCGCAAGGACTTCCTGTTTGCAGATTGTGCGGTGAACATCGACCCACCCGCCGAAGACCTGGCAGAGATAGCCATGGCAACAGGCAGGACGGCAGCCAAGCTGCTGAGCGAGCCGGCAAAAATTGCTTTGCTGTCGTTTTCCACCAAGGGCAGTGCGGCCCACGACAGTGTCACCAAGGTGACAGACGCACTTGCCATCGCGCGTGAGCAGGCACCCGACCTCGCCATTGAAGGTGAATTGCAGGTGGACGCAGCCCTGGTTCCGTCAGTTGCCGAGCGCAAGGTCACTGGCGGCGCCGGTGTGGCAGGTGATGCCAACGTGCTGGTGTTTCCGGATCTGAATTCAGGCAATATCGGCTACAAGCTGGTTCAGTACATGGGCAATGCAGATGCCATCGGGCCGTTTTTCCAGGGTTTTGACAAACCGGTGTGCGATCTGTCGCGTGGCTGCTCGGTTGATGACGTCGTATCGGCGGCAGTGATCCTGATGGCCACGGCCTGA
- a CDS encoding L,D-transpeptidase family protein, with protein MWSRAIKLAAAVCVGTACLTGAAPSTISYAHAAKGNAAPDAATTRQAIIQILNTKDRLPLPIQRVRKTLTKHYVENNGEIFWVGTSRMTPFVQRLEFADDDGLKRADYPVDYLVGLRDQIDPSNPLAGAYAEIAYSAFFLGYASDLATGRVILSKIDRDHFQKPRKLDLLALLEGLGSARNPSQYLKTIEPQNAHYRALKSLLREYRTIAGQGGWGTVARGEALKPGMSDPRVMQLRARLEKTGDVLPRQVQDPLLYSPDLVLATEQFQKRNGLDADGIIGPGSLSMLNVTAEERMRQIVINMERWRHMPRDMGDRHLMVNIAAFELYTYEDGTQIEARPVMVGKNRHQTPIFSDELEYVDINPTWTVPYSIATKEMLPKLKANPGYLGSNFELLSGGRSIPFTSVNFNNYSRGDFPFTIRQKPGAKNALGIIKFMLPNRHAIYLHDTPSKALFGRTQRAFSHGCIRVYKPLEFGVSVLRNEPGWNLQKLQRVVETRKTTRVRLKQKVPVHIVYATAWRGEGGSVEFRKDIYSRDKKLYNALFGKPSS; from the coding sequence ATGTGGTCACGAGCCATCAAGCTTGCCGCAGCGGTCTGCGTCGGCACCGCCTGCCTGACCGGAGCGGCACCATCAACAATCAGCTATGCGCACGCTGCCAAGGGTAATGCCGCGCCCGATGCCGCCACGACGCGCCAGGCAATCATTCAGATACTGAACACCAAAGACCGTTTGCCGTTGCCGATCCAGCGGGTTCGCAAGACGCTGACCAAGCACTATGTCGAAAACAATGGCGAAATATTCTGGGTCGGCACCAGCCGCATGACGCCGTTTGTGCAACGGCTTGAGTTTGCCGACGATGATGGCCTGAAGCGCGCAGATTATCCGGTCGATTACCTGGTCGGACTTCGCGATCAGATAGACCCGTCAAACCCGCTGGCCGGCGCTTATGCTGAAATAGCCTATTCGGCGTTCTTTCTGGGATATGCCAGCGACCTTGCTACAGGTCGTGTCATTCTGTCCAAAATTGATCGGGACCACTTTCAGAAGCCGCGCAAACTGGACCTTCTGGCCTTGCTCGAAGGCCTGGGCTCGGCGCGTAATCCGTCGCAATATCTGAAGACTATCGAACCGCAGAATGCCCATTACCGGGCGCTCAAGTCGTTGCTGCGCGAGTATCGCACCATCGCCGGCCAGGGCGGGTGGGGCACAGTTGCCCGCGGCGAGGCCCTGAAACCGGGCATGAGCGATCCGCGCGTGATGCAGCTTCGCGCCCGCCTGGAAAAAACCGGTGATGTTTTGCCGCGCCAGGTCCAGGATCCGCTGCTCTATTCGCCTGACCTGGTGCTGGCGACCGAACAGTTCCAGAAACGCAACGGCCTCGACGCCGATGGCATTATCGGGCCCGGATCGCTGTCCATGCTCAATGTCACGGCCGAGGAGCGGATGCGCCAGATCGTCATCAACATGGAACGCTGGCGTCATATGCCGCGGGACATGGGCGATCGCCATCTGATGGTCAATATCGCCGCGTTTGAACTCTACACCTACGAAGACGGAACCCAGATTGAAGCCCGTCCGGTGATGGTCGGCAAGAACCGCCATCAGACGCCGATCTTCTCCGACGAACTTGAGTATGTCGATATCAATCCGACCTGGACAGTGCCGTACTCGATTGCGACCAAGGAGATGTTGCCGAAGCTCAAGGCCAATCCGGGTTATCTCGGCAGCAATTTTGAACTCCTGTCAGGCGGTCGTTCCATCCCCTTCACATCGGTGAATTTCAACAACTATTCGCGTGGTGATTTTCCCTTTACCATCCGGCAGAAACCCGGTGCTAAAAATGCACTTGGCATCATCAAGTTCATGCTGCCGAACCGCCATGCAATTTATCTGCACGATACACCGTCGAAGGCCTTGTTTGGCAGAACCCAGCGTGCCTTCAGCCATGGTTGCATCCGGGTATACAAGCCGCTTGAGTTTGGTGTCTCGGTCCTGAGAAATGAGCCCGGCTGGAATTTGCAGAAACTGCAACGGGTCGTTGAAACCCGCAAGACAACCCGCGTCCGGCTCAAACAGAAGGTGCCGGTCCATATTGTCTATGCAACGGCCTGGCGGGGTGAAGGCGGGTCCGTGGAGTTTCGCAAGGACATCTATTCCCGTGACAAAAAGCTCTACAACGCACTGTTCGGCAAACCCTCATCATAG
- a CDS encoding DUF6969 family protein: protein MMTIQNMQFETAQHLGVLPRSRLEQMAEAGRTVKEMLRVLTKSSQNMVGQCLANQGTFYELDHYPKGDVYDDQTHSQYYYHAHRPDSGEHGHFHTFLRAAGMPKGIEPVPYKGKAKRPEGKDALTHFVAVSMDRPGNPIGLFTTNRWVTDETFYAAEDVISLLDHYEMDLTYPCLATNRALSAVMRLFRPQIEKLLIERDKTMKSWAAMKPGIDVYEDRDLEVTSIMDINIDRQIAAVEKALADLRNVA, encoded by the coding sequence ATGATGACGATACAAAACATGCAGTTTGAAACGGCGCAGCATCTTGGCGTTCTCCCCCGCAGCCGGCTTGAGCAAATGGCCGAAGCCGGGCGCACGGTGAAAGAGATGTTGAGGGTGCTGACCAAGTCGAGCCAGAACATGGTCGGGCAATGTCTTGCCAATCAGGGAACGTTCTACGAACTCGACCATTACCCGAAGGGTGATGTGTATGATGATCAGACCCATTCGCAATATTACTATCACGCCCACCGTCCCGATTCCGGAGAGCACGGACACTTCCATACCTTCCTGAGGGCTGCCGGCATGCCGAAAGGCATCGAACCGGTTCCTTACAAGGGCAAGGCGAAACGTCCCGAAGGCAAGGATGCGCTGACGCACTTCGTTGCTGTGTCCATGGACCGGCCCGGCAACCCCATAGGCCTGTTCACCACCAACCGCTGGGTTACGGACGAAACCTTTTATGCTGCCGAGGACGTCATTTCACTGCTCGACCATTACGAGATGGACCTGACCTATCCGTGCCTGGCCACCAACCGTGCTCTCAGTGCGGTGATGCGGTTGTTCCGGCCGCAGATCGAGAAACTGCTGATCGAACGAGACAAGACCATGAAAAGCTGGGCCGCCATGAAGCCCGGCATCGATGTCTATGAAGATCGCGACCTGGAAGTGACCTCGATCATGGACATCAATATAGACAGGCAGATTGCCGCGGTTGAAAAGGCACTTGCCGACCTGCGCAACGTGGCATGA
- a CDS encoding SUMF1/EgtB/PvdO family nonheme iron enzyme, producing the protein MTPGAATTAVRAGLVSLTMLMQSVTPIQAHAPEIDTVAVAAGPFIQGSNRAEREAAYQLDEAAYGHSVTRKNKWYESEPARRSVDLPAFHIMRTPVTNALYARFVKATGHRVPDVDKKTWKGYRLIHPYKRTRQFAWKAGKIPGGREQHPVVMVSRADADAFAKWLSERTGKQWSLPTEQQWEKAARGPDGNRFPWGDTFNPGVLNSHDKGPFTTMPVGSFADGASPYGMLDSAGQVFEWTSTSASAQRSIVKGGSWDDSGCGVCRPAARHSRPDSIKHILVGFRLVHMSLTAN; encoded by the coding sequence ATGACACCCGGCGCGGCAACGACAGCAGTGCGGGCCGGACTTGTATCTCTGACCATGCTGATGCAGTCAGTCACGCCAATACAGGCGCACGCCCCGGAAATCGACACGGTCGCCGTTGCGGCCGGACCGTTTATTCAGGGCTCGAACAGGGCGGAGCGCGAGGCCGCCTACCAGCTCGACGAAGCAGCTTATGGACATTCCGTTACCCGCAAAAACAAGTGGTACGAGTCAGAGCCGGCCAGAAGGTCTGTCGATCTTCCGGCGTTTCACATCATGCGCACGCCGGTTACCAACGCGCTGTATGCCCGTTTTGTAAAAGCCACGGGACACCGGGTACCGGATGTGGACAAGAAAACCTGGAAAGGCTACCGGCTCATCCATCCCTACAAGCGCACCAGGCAGTTTGCCTGGAAGGCAGGCAAGATACCAGGCGGGCGCGAGCAACATCCAGTGGTGATGGTGTCACGCGCTGATGCAGATGCATTTGCCAAATGGCTCTCGGAACGAACCGGCAAGCAGTGGTCGCTGCCAACCGAACAGCAATGGGAAAAGGCAGCACGCGGGCCGGACGGCAACCGGTTTCCGTGGGGCGATACCTTCAATCCCGGTGTGCTGAACAGCCATGACAAGGGGCCTTTCACCACCATGCCGGTCGGTAGTTTCGCCGATGGAGCGAGCCCATACGGCATGCTTGATTCTGCCGGCCAGGTGTTTGAATGGACGTCAACCTCGGCGTCGGCACAACGCAGCATCGTCAAGGGTGGGTCGTGGGATGACAGCGGTTGCGGCGTGTGCAGACCGGCAGCCCGGCATTCGCGACCCGACAGCATCAAGCACATTCTTGTCGGCTTCCGACTGGTTCACATGAGCCTCACGGCAAATTGA
- a CDS encoding cytochrome P460 family protein encodes MAKSYTGGKHWAATRWKGFTQVTTQPYTSATHGGRQVQNLVNKIGLKAYKKFDDIKAVPIGSTMAKPSFTVGKDGQAKLGPLFIMEKMTRGFNADTSNWRYAAILPGGQTMGVTKATNSAGVTFCHECHVSGEDNDFLLLAPEEYRVK; translated from the coding sequence ATGGCCAAGTCATACACAGGTGGAAAGCACTGGGCAGCTACCAGGTGGAAAGGCTTTACCCAGGTCACTACGCAGCCTTACACCAGCGCCACCCACGGTGGCCGTCAGGTACAGAACCTGGTCAACAAGATTGGCCTCAAAGCCTACAAGAAGTTTGATGACATCAAGGCGGTCCCGATCGGATCGACAATGGCGAAACCAAGCTTCACGGTCGGCAAAGACGGCCAGGCAAAACTTGGGCCCCTTTTCATCATGGAAAAGATGACCCGAGGCTTCAACGCAGATACGTCCAACTGGCGCTATGCGGCTATCCTGCCAGGTGGTCAGACCATGGGCGTCACCAAGGCAACCAACTCTGCCGGCGTGACGTTCTGCCATGAGTGCCATGTGTCCGGTGAAGACAACGACTTCCTGTTGCTGGCGCCAGAAGAATACCGCGTCAAGTAA